From one Chanodichthys erythropterus isolate Z2021 chromosome 3, ASM2448905v1, whole genome shotgun sequence genomic stretch:
- the pvalb6 gene encoding parvalbumin 6, whose product MAMNSILNSDDIKKALDAFKAVDSFDHKRFFEMVGLKAKSAEDVKKAFHVLDADNSGFIEEEELKFVLKGFATDGRDLTDKETKAFLQAADKDGDGKIGAEEFAALVRE is encoded by the exons ATGGCGATGAACAGCATCCTCAACTCTGATGACATTAAGAAAGCACTGGATGCATTTAAAG ccgtCGACTCATTCGACCACAAGAGGTTTTTTGAGATGGTCGGACTGAAGGCGAAGTCGGCTGAGGATGTGAAAAAGGCTTTCCATGTCCTGGATGCTGACAATAGCGGATTTATAGAAGAAGAGGAACTTAA GTTTGTTCTGAAGGGTTTTGCTACAGATGGGAGAGACCTGACCGATAAGGAGACCAAAGCATTCCTGCAGGCTGCGGACAAAGATGGAGATGGAAAGATTGGAGCAGAAG AGTTTGCTGCTCTGGTTCGTGAATAA